TTTAATTCTTCTAAATTACTATTAGCATCAAAAAATAAATTTATATCTTCATTTGAAAATTTAAAATCAGAAATACCAACACATTTTCTAGAAGAAATAGAAAAAATAGAATTATCTCTTGAGCCTTTTGAGGTCGATAACAAATTATATTTTTTTTGATTTAAAGAAGTATTCATAAAATAAATAACTAAATTTTCTTTTTTATTTAAACAATCTACTTAAAAAACCAATTAAATTTGATATAAATTAAATTAATTTTTTTATTTAAATTTGCTACATAAATTAAAATTTCATTTTTATCTTTTAATTAGATAAAAACGAAATTGTATATATGAACAATTATTAAATTTTAATAATGGTGCACACGAAGGGACTTGAACCCCCACTCCGCGAAGAACTAGATCCTAAGTCTAGCGCGTCTGCCATTCCGCCACGTGTGCTCTGGTGCATCTTGAGGGGTTCGAACCCCCGACCCAGTGATTAAGAGTCACTTGCTCTGCCAGCTGAGCTAAAGATGCATATATGGTGCCGACTATAGGAATTGAACCTACAACCTACTGATTACAAGTCAGTTGCTCTGCCGATTGAGCTAAGTCGGCTAAATGGTGGAGTGCGAGGGGCTCGAACCCCCGACCTCCTGCTTGTAAGGCAGATGCTCTCCCAGCTGAGCTAGCACTCCTTAAGAAAATAGAAATTAACTTATTTATTTGTAAACAAATTAATTCCTATGAATTCTAAATAATAAATTGGTGACGCGTACGGGATTCAAACCCGTGAATGCACGCGTGAAAGGCGTGTGTGTTAAGTCACTTCACCAACGCGCCATAATGGCGGCCACAACAGGGCTCGAACCTGTGACCAACCGGTTAACAGCCGGTTGCTCTACCACTGAGCTATGTGGCCAACTAACTTTTTTGCACAAAAAGCATTTACAATTTTATATTAATAAATTCTTTTTTGAACAAAAAATTTTAATTTATTAAAAACAACAATAATTTTATCTTGAAATCAAATATAAAAATAATTAATTCATAATAGTATTAGCTTTAAAAAGTTGATAATAAAAACCTTTTTTATTTAGTAATTCTTCATGTGTTCCGTGTTCAACAATTTCCCCTGAATTCATTACCAAAATTTGATCAGCATGAATAATTGTTGATAAACGATGAGCAATAACAATTACAGTTTTCATTTTCATTAATTTTAACATTGCATCTTGAATGTCTGATTCAGTTTTTGTATCAACTGATGAAGTAGCTTCATCTAGTATCAAAATAGGAGCTTTACTTAAAAAAGCACGAGCTAGTGCTATCATTTGAATTTGACCATCACTAAAATCATTTGTTTTTTCAGAAATAATAGTTTCATATTTATTTGGTAGATTTTCAATAAAGTTATGAATATTTGCAGCTTTTGCTGCTGCAATTATTTCTTCTTTAGAAGCATTCAAATTTCCGTAAGCTATATTGTTGTGTATTGTTTCGCTAAATAAAAAAGAATCTTGTAATACTACTGAAACATTATCACACAAACTTTTTTGACTAACTTTTCTAATATCAATATTGTCTATTGTAATTAAACCACTATTTATTTCATAAAAACGAGATAATAGATTTACAATTGTAGTTTTACCACTTCCAGTTGGACCAACAATTGTAGTTGTCGTTTTATTCGGGATAAAAAAAGATATATTTTTTAATACAGGTTGATTTTCTTTATAAGCAAAACAAACATTTTCAAATTTGATATCACCTTTAACATCAATTAATAAATCATTTGATTCATCTACATAATTTGGAAAATTTAAGATAGACAAACATCGTTCACCAGAAATTAACATTTTTTGAACATTCCCTATTAATCGCAATGATCAAACAGCTTCTCCGTTTGCATATCTAGCTAACATTGAAAATGATGTTAGAATAGCAACTGAAATTGATCCAAATACACCACTACCAATATTGTTTAAGAAAAAAATTATAGCAACTACATACAAAATAGATAACATTAAATTTTCAACAAATTCATTTCACGGATATATTAAGTTAATTTTAGTTTCAGCTTCTATTGAAGCATTTTTTTGCATATTATTAATTTTAAAAAATTGGTCATATGCTTGTTCTTGCAAATTAAATAATTTAATAACTTTACGATTACTAATTTGTTCTTCAACTTCAACATTCATATCACCTATAATTTTTTGATTTTGTTGAAATTTAGGCGCACTTAATTTTGCAAAAACAGATGCTCCTATAATTATTATTACAAACATAGCAACCATAATTAATGCTAAATATGGTGACAAAATAAATAATCCTGTATACACGCAA
This is a stretch of genomic DNA from Mycoplasmoides pirum ATCC 25960. It encodes these proteins:
- a CDS encoding ABC transporter ATP-binding protein, which gives rise to MIFKKKNATQNKVTWYETIKLLWHYLANDKKRLIGAFILAFFKSIFSISLSIFIGFLIQECFIGFASGNTEQINASWSKLLYGCLIIFSGYVIYFCLYLLASKIVIKLSFNLGFKLRDLIFIKLHRMPFAVMQQTMTGDLMAKSTIDVNALAVNMSFSISNMFVAPIIVICVYTGLFILSPYLALIMVAMFVIIIIGASVFAKLSAPKFQQNQKIIGDMNVEVEEQISNRKVIKLFNLQEQAYDQFFKINNMQKNASIEAETKINLIYPWNEFVENLMLSILYVVAIIFFLNNIGSGVFGSISVAILTSFSMLARYANGEAVWSLRLIGNVQKMLISGERCLSILNFPNYVDESNDLLIDVKGDIKFENVCFAYKENQPVLKNISFFIPNKTTTTIVGPTGSGKTTIVNLLSRFYEINSGLITIDNIDIRKVSQKSLCDNVSVVLQDSFLFSETIHNNIAYGNLNASKEEIIAAAKAANIHNFIENLPNKYETIISEKTNDFSDGQIQMIALARAFLSKAPILILDEATSSVDTKTESDIQDAMLKLMKMKTVIVIAHRLSTIIHADQILVMNSGEIVEHGTHEELLNKKGFYYQLFKANTIMN